A stretch of DNA from Falsirhodobacter algicola:
ACCGACGAAGCCGATCACGAAGGCCATCGGCGGATACCACAGGTCGATCCCCGCCGCGCAGGAGATGATCCCGCCAAGCGCGCCCGACATCATCCAGAACGGATCGCGGGTGATCATCCATGCGCCGATGATCCCGCCCGACATGCCCATCAGCGTGTTGAACGTCATCCCCGACAGCGTCATCGGCGTGCCGTAGATGGAGGCGGTCATCGTGCCCGACCAGCTCCACGCTTCGCCCGGAACGATCACGCAGCCCATGAGGAAGCCCCAGAAGCCCGCGATGATGAGCATGAGGCCCACCAGCGTCATCGGCATCGAATGGCCCGGAATGGCGTTGGGCGTTCCGTCCGGATTGAACTTGCCGATCCGCGGGCCGAGGTTGATGACCACGCCCAGCGTGAAGAAGCCCGCGATCATGTGCACGACACCCGCCGCGCCGAAATCGTGATAGCCCCATTTCGTGACCAGCCAGCCATCGGCATGCCAGCCCCACGCCGCAGCGAGGATCCAGACGAAGGCGCCCAGAATGGTCGCCAGCACGACAAAGCCGGTCAGGGTGATCCGCTCGATCAGCGCGCCCGACAGGATGGAGGCGGTGGTCGCCGCAAAGAGCACGAACGCCCCCCAGAACACGCCCGACGAGCGGTCCGACAGGTTCGGCCCCATATATTCGGACCACGGGGCCGCCACCGAATTGGCGTATTCCAGCCCCGAGATGCCGGCCGGTCCGGCCGACAGGTCCAGCCCCGTGGGGAAGGCCCAGTAGATCCACCAACCGATGAGGTAGAAGAAGGGAACGATCATCGCGAAGGCGAGGATGTTCTTGATGCCCGAGGCCAGCGCGTTCTTCGACCGCGAGGCCCCCATCTCGTAGGCGAGAAAGCCCGCATGGATCAGCACCATGAGCGGGATCGTCAGATAGTAGAAGGTTTCGGAGAAGGTGGAGCCGAGGCCGCCAGCCTTTTCCTGCAGTTCCGCGACCGTGGCCGCCAGCGTTGCGAGGTCCTGTTCCACGTCCAAACTCCCTGTTGAGTGGAGAGGCGGTTTCTTTTGCCGTCTTCTTTGTATCGACCGGCCAAGGCCGGCCCGGACGGGGACGAAGCCCCGCCACGCCGCCCCCCGTCAGGAGCGCGGACGTTCCTTTTTCGGATCGTAATGCGGGAAGGGTGTGACCCGCGCCGCGAACCGTTTCATGTGTCCGTCAAGCCGGCCGACCTCCACCGCGGTGCCGATCTCGGCATGGGCGACATCGATCCGCGCCAGCGCGATCCAGCGATTGGTGCGCGGCGAATGCATGGCCGAACAGATCTCCCCCACCTGCGCGCGTCCGATGCGGATGCAGTCGCCATGGGCGATGGGGTCCTGACCGTCGATCTCCAGCCCGACGAATTTGCGCGCGGGCGTCGTCTTGCGGCGGATCAGCGCCTCGCGGCCCACGAAATCGGCGGTCTTGGATTTCAGCGGCACGGTGAAGCCGATGCCCGCCTCGAACGGATCGGTCTGATCGGAGAAATCGTAGCCGGCAAAGATCAGCCCGGATTCGATCCGGCACAGATCGAGGCCCAAGAGGCCCATCGGGCGCAGGCCGAGCGGGCGGCCCGCCTCCCAGACGGCGCGGAACACCGCGTCCCCGTCCTTGGGGTGGCAGAAGATCTCGTAGCCCAGCTCTCCGGTATAGCCGGTGCGCGAGAGCACCACCGGCGCCCCCTCCGGCCCGCCGAGGCGACCGATGGTGAAGCGGAACCAGTCGATCGCATCCGCGGCGGGCTGATGCGGCGGGGTCCAGATGATCTGCGAGACCAGCTCGCGCGATTTCGGGCCCTGCACCGCGAGGTTGTGCATCTGATCGGTAGAGGCGCGCACGAGGACGTTCAGCCCCAGACGCTCGGCCTCTTCGCGCATCCACAGGCCGCTGTCGTCCGACCCGCCGATCCAGCGGAAGTTCTGATCGCCAAGGCGGAACAGCGTGCCGTCGTCGATCATGCCGCCATGCGGATAGCACATCGCGGTATAGACGATCTGCCCATGACCGAGCTTGGAGACATCGCGCGTCAGCACCCAGTTCAGCAGCGCCTCGGCGTCGGGGCCGGTCACTTCGAACTTGCGCAGGGCGCTGAGGTCCATGACCACGACACCCTCGCGCGCGGCCCAGTAGGATTCCACCGGATCGGTCTGCGCAAAGCTGTTCGGCAGCCAGAAGCCCTTGTATTCGACGAAATCCTGCGTCAGGGCGGCGAAATTGTCGTGGAAGGCGCTCTCGCGCGTCATGATCGGCTCCGCGTCGGGGGTGGGCCGCCACGCCGAGGCGCGCTGAAAACGCTCGCTCGCGGCATAGCTGCGCACATGGATGTCAGTCAGATCCCAGCCATTGGCGGCCGAGGTGTCGTCGGGGCAAGCCGAGGAGACGCAGACGATATCGGTCAGCGCGCGCAGCAGCACGTAATCGCCCGGCCGCGACCAAGGCTCGTCGGCATAGAAGACGCCATGATCGTCGATGCCGGTGTTGAAGAAGAAGTTGGCCGCCATCCAGCCCGCCCGCGCCTCGATCCCGTGGGGGGCAAGGGCGCGGTTGAAGTTGTCGGTGCAGTTGGCATGGCCGGGATAGCCGATGTCGTCGTAATACTTGGCGGCGCAGGCAAGGCCCAGAAGGTCGTGGCGGCCGCAGCTGTCCTGCACCACCTCCACCAGCGGGGTCATGTCATGGTCGTAGTACTTGGCGTGCAGGCCGGGCGTGGGATAGCTGTGGCCCATCAGGGTGCGGGTCGTCGTCGCATCCAGCGGGCGCACGATGCCGCGATCCAGCTTGCGGGCGTCGAAGCATTGGAAATCGGTGCATTGGCGGCCATCCACGTCGATGATCTGGATGAACTCACCCGCCTTCACGACATAGGATTCCGCCGTGGCCGACGCGACGCGGATGTCGTGCAGCGGATCGGCCAAGGGATCGGGCAGATCGAACCGGCCGCGCATCCGCGCCTCGGCCCGCTTCAGGATCAGCGTCAGCGGGGTGGCGGTGTCCTGCGCGCCGACATCCATCGGGGCGGCGGGCGCGGCGATCACGACCCAGCCCGCGCCCTGCGCGGTGAAGCTCGCGGCCTCTCCGGGGCGGGACTGTGCGCCGAAAAGGCCGATCCCGCGGGCAGAGGCGAGGTCGATCCCCCGCATCGCCAGCGCAAGGCGCAACCGCGCCAGCGACGGCTCACCGCGGGCGAGCGCGGCCTTCAGCCCCTCGGGGGCGGTATCGGCGGCGCAACCCAGAAGGCCGCAATCGATGCGCCCGTCGGGATGGGCGGCGATCAGTTCGGCCCGCTGCCCCCCTTCGTCGTTCTGGAGGCGCAGGCTGTCGCCGGGGCGGATCTCCACGACGATCGCACCGCCGCCGGGAACGGAGTAGCGTTCCTCGGTGCGGGCGAAGGCGGCGGCGCGGCGCGCGCGGCTGGCCGTTGGCGGGCCGGGGCGGAAGAGGGCGTCGGGCGGCAGTTGCAGCATCCGCATGTCCTTGTGTCAGAGCGGAGGCGCGGCCACGGGGGCCGCACCCCATCTTGAGCCTAGTTCGCGAGATAGGCTTCCATGGAATCGTCCAGCGCATCTTTCCACGGGGTGTGATGCACGGGCGCCATGGTGCCGGTGATGACCGATTGATAGCAGTTGTTGCGGAAGCCCATGATATCGATGGACTTATGCTTCTTCCATTCGAAGAAGGCCGCACAGGCGCCATCGACATCGAAGCTGGGATAATCGGTGTCGGCCAGCAATTCCTTGATGTAATCGCCCTGATAGCGAATGGCGTATTTCACATCGTCCGAGGCTTCTTCGCGCGCCTCGCGTTCGGAGACATCGGCCATCAGCACCTGACGGTCGGCGGGCACCTCGATCCGGCCCATGATGATGTCGCGCACATACCACGCTTGGGCGTCGAACATGTTGAAGGTGAACCACTGGTCCTGCATCCCCAGATAGAAGAGCTTGGGATTGTGGACATAGATGACGCCCTTGTAGAGGTCGGCCGCGGCAAGGCGGTTCTTCGTCTTCAGGCGCAGATCGTCCGGCAGGAACGGGAAATAGTGGCGATACCCGGTGCACAGGATGATCGCATCCACCTCGCGGCTGGTGCCGTCCTTGAAGAAGGCGGTCTTGCCCTCGACCCGGACCAGCGCGGGCTTCTCCTCCCAGTTGTCGGGCCAGTGGAAGCCCATCGGCGCCGAGCGGTAGGAGGTCGTGACCGTCTTGGCCCCGTATTTCCAGCATTGCGAACCGATATCCTCGGCCGAATAGGAAGCGCCGACCAGCAGCACGTCCTTGCCCGTGAATTCGCGCGCGTCGCGGAAGTCATGGGCGTGCACGATGCGGCCGTGATAGGTGTCAAAGCCCGGATATTCCGGCACGTTCGGCGAGGAGAAGTGCCCGGTCGCGATGATGACATGGTCGAAGACCTCGCGATAGACGCTGTCCTTTTCCATGTCGTGGACGGTCACGGTGAACATGCCGGTC
This window harbors:
- a CDS encoding ammonium transporter, with translation MEQDLATLAATVAELQEKAGGLGSTFSETFYYLTIPLMVLIHAGFLAYEMGASRSKNALASGIKNILAFAMIVPFFYLIGWWIYWAFPTGLDLSAGPAGISGLEYANSVAAPWSEYMGPNLSDRSSGVFWGAFVLFAATTASILSGALIERITLTGFVVLATILGAFVWILAAAWGWHADGWLVTKWGYHDFGAAGVVHMIAGFFTLGVVINLGPRIGKFNPDGTPNAIPGHSMPMTLVGLMLIIAGFWGFLMGCVIVPGEAWSWSGTMTASIYGTPMTLSGMTFNTLMGMSGGIIGAWMITRDPFWMMSGALGGIISCAAGIDLWYPPMAFVIGFVGAAAMPFVSSFVERRGIDDAVGAVAVHGFLGMWGLLAVGIAAQGYPAMAGENVIETSFMGQLVGAVIMGLLGFVPGYVASWVLKAMGQLRVPPEAELLGLDKTKVPASAYPEALHPTVTPAE
- a CDS encoding NAD(P)-binding domain-containing protein, translating into MTKRVAVIGAGPSGLAQLRAFQSAAQKGAEIPEVVCFEKQANWGGLWNYTWRTGVDEHGEPVHGSMYRYLWSNGPKEGLEFADYSFEEHFGKQIASYPPRAVMVDYIEGRVLKAGVRDWIRFNSVIRWIEEDAETGMFTVTVHDMEKDSVYREVFDHVIIATGHFSSPNVPEYPGFDTYHGRIVHAHDFRDAREFTGKDVLLVGASYSAEDIGSQCWKYGAKTVTTSYRSAPMGFHWPDNWEEKPALVRVEGKTAFFKDGTSREVDAIILCTGYRHYFPFLPDDLRLKTKNRLAAADLYKGVIYVHNPKLFYLGMQDQWFTFNMFDAQAWYVRDIIMGRIEVPADRQVLMADVSEREAREEASDDVKYAIRYQGDYIKELLADTDYPSFDVDGACAAFFEWKKHKSIDIMGFRNNCYQSVITGTMAPVHHTPWKDALDDSMEAYLAN
- a CDS encoding DUF1989 domain-containing protein — translated: MLQLPPDALFRPGPPTASRARRAAAFARTEERYSVPGGGAIVVEIRPGDSLRLQNDEGGQRAELIAAHPDGRIDCGLLGCAADTAPEGLKAALARGEPSLARLRLALAMRGIDLASARGIGLFGAQSRPGEAASFTAQGAGWVVIAAPAAPMDVGAQDTATPLTLILKRAEARMRGRFDLPDPLADPLHDIRVASATAESYVVKAGEFIQIIDVDGRQCTDFQCFDARKLDRGIVRPLDATTTRTLMGHSYPTPGLHAKYYDHDMTPLVEVVQDSCGRHDLLGLACAAKYYDDIGYPGHANCTDNFNRALAPHGIEARAGWMAANFFFNTGIDDHGVFYADEPWSRPGDYVLLRALTDIVCVSSACPDDTSAANGWDLTDIHVRSYAASERFQRASAWRPTPDAEPIMTRESAFHDNFAALTQDFVEYKGFWLPNSFAQTDPVESYWAAREGVVVMDLSALRKFEVTGPDAEALLNWVLTRDVSKLGHGQIVYTAMCYPHGGMIDDGTLFRLGDQNFRWIGGSDDSGLWMREEAERLGLNVLVRASTDQMHNLAVQGPKSRELVSQIIWTPPHQPAADAIDWFRFTIGRLGGPEGAPVVLSRTGYTGELGYEIFCHPKDGDAVFRAVWEAGRPLGLRPMGLLGLDLCRIESGLIFAGYDFSDQTDPFEAGIGFTVPLKSKTADFVGREALIRRKTTPARKFVGLEIDGQDPIAHGDCIRIGRAQVGEICSAMHSPRTNRWIALARIDVAHAEIGTAVEVGRLDGHMKRFAARVTPFPHYDPKKERPRS